The nucleotide window CGCCGCCGCCAGCCCCAGATTGCCGAAGCGGCGGTTGAGGTCGGCGAGCAGCGCCGCTGAGGCCGGGATCGCCGCCTCCGGATCGAACGGATTTTGAAGCCCGCGCTCCTTCGCCGTGCCGGGCATGAACTGGGCGATGCCCTGCGCCCCCTTGTTGCTCACCACGTGGGGCCGGAACGAGCTTTCGCGCCAGATGAGGCGGGTGAGAAAGGCGGCCGGCAGGCCCTCTTTGGCCGCCGCCGCGTCGATGAGGCGGCAGATGGCCTGGTCCACCGTTTCGCCCCCCGCGCGGGGCGTGGGATCGGGCGGGGTGGGCGATGCTGCGGCCGGCTTCTCCGGGGCGGCTTCGCCCGTGCTCTGGCCGAAGGCCGGCCCGGCGCCGAGAAGGGCGAGCACGGCAGCAGCGATGATCCGGCCGGCGCGCCTAAAACGGGGCGATGCGGCCGGTGCCATCCCTATCTCCCGCTGCCGAGCGGGCTGCCGAGGCTCTTCGCGGTGGCCTCGATCCAGTCGCGATGGAGCGACACCAGGGTCACGCCGGTGACGCCGCCGCAGCCGCGGCTGCCCCCCGGCCCGGTGGCCCAGCCAGTGACGCCCGCCACCGCCCCGTCACGGAAGGCGGGGCCGCCTGAATCTCCGGTGCAGGCGCCGGCCGCGCCCTCCGGCGCCGAGAGGCGCACCATGATGCCGCCGGTGATGCCGATGGAGGACAGCGCCACCGTGCGCAGCGTGCCGGCGCTCTTGCCCTGGCCGTCGGCAACGACGCCATAGCCGGCGAGCAGGAAGGGGGTGCCCTTCTCGGGCAGGCCGTCGGCGCTGGCGAGCCGCGCGGTGCGGAAGCGGCCGGGCAGGGGTTCTGCAAGCTTCACAAGGGCGAGGTCGGGGGTCGGCCGGTGGATCTGGAACTGGCCGGCATCGAAGCGCGGATGCACGGCGATGCGCTTGGCCGGCACGAGCTTCGGCGGTCCGTCGCCGATGATGGCCACCGCATAGTCCGACGCCGGCGCCACGCAATGGGCGGCGGTGAGCACGAGATCGGGCGCCAGTACCGCGCCGGTGCAGGAGGCGCCGCGGGTGGAGACGATGAGCACCGTCTGCGCCGCCACCTCCGCCGCCGCCGGCCCGCCGCCCATGATGGCCTGTGCCGCGCCTGGCGCAAGAAGGATCGCGACCAGCGCGAGGACGGGAAGGCGTGGGGCGATCA belongs to Xanthobacter autotrophicus Py2 and includes:
- a CDS encoding peptidase S1 and S6 chymotrypsin/Hap (PFAM: peptidase S1 and S6 chymotrypsin/Hap~KEGG: bja:blr0963 hypothetical protein), with translation MIAPRLPVLALVAILLAPGAAQAIMGGGPAAAEVAAQTVLIVSTRGASCTGAVLAPDLVLTAAHCVAPASDYAVAIIGDGPPKLVPAKRIAVHPRFDAGQFQIHRPTPDLALVKLAEPLPGRFRTARLASADGLPEKGTPFLLAGYGVVADGQGKSAGTLRTVALSSIGITGGIMVRLSAPEGAAGACTGDSGGPAFRDGAVAGVTGWATGPGGSRGCGGVTGVTLVSLHRDWIEATAKSLGSPLGSGR